One window from the genome of Podospora pseudocomata strain CBS 415.72m chromosome 6, whole genome shotgun sequence encodes:
- the ADI1_1 gene encoding 1,2-dihydroxy-3-keto-5-methylthiopentene dioxygenase (COG:D; EggNog:ENOG503NXU5), whose translation MGTNGGSGMGAHEVGGMMGSNHPPATEYTLQGVMRFLQTEWHRHERDRNAWEIERQEMKSRIAGLEGQARRADATQNTLKKYVSILEKKVKQQLAQSKEGVDPSQPKPLDRAALLKEKLARDPTVPSTLAADLADEENQRNELRTFLDQCQAEFTYLMVTPANPMPPRDSPPLPVMEDLRETDAFGQQVMDPVYQQQGLSQQQQQAHVRELLAHQARNAAPLAHRGQGAPGPSNYPVKQFDLQSAPMMRTSNAEQSSAMYGNAGEWTGQIPIHAKPPAESGQEPALQPKHPNRAEDRGEPSEKRGGLESDSWDFNDSNFPDPTAPNPPPPQQQQQQQQQQQPHQASPNRPDTDVFPAAENIPKSPNRGALSHRRKSSSSMGRRRSADHELSLNSMSQKTENTNFKLKFGLRGHLDTVRTVIFSGGGSPGEPEICTAGDDGTIKRFHIPDRHPGHPGAGVGDLDVTADFTHRGHSNAVLSLTSWSPSPNFSTGGRAQGDGWIFSGGQDATIRVWERGRVDPKATMDAHADAVWALCVLPANLGSIFGQNTTHGSPDRILLVSGSADGTVKLWAVSAPPQLTSPQPSTGRRGPGGRTRGNSMSSGSSFPNSPQPTTASNSPFHYSLIHSIPRPDGKASPTKITPLSPNGETFVVSYSDAAIIVYDTRTGEPTGTMASLETYDGTIATSVNAVVATVVGLDQPQGLGEEESGGGGPTGGGRAMAGSGVEGVIISGHEDCYVRFFDANSGQCTYNMVAHPASISGLSLSPDGRELVSAGHDGSLRFWSLETRSCTQEITSHRVMRGEGVCAVVWSQDGRWVVSGGGDGVVKVFAR comes from the exons ATGGGCACCAATGGAGGGAGTGGTATGGGCGCGCACGAAGTCGGAGGCATGATGGGCTCTAATCACCCCCCTGCCACTGAGTACACACTGCAAG GTGTTATGCGCTTTCTGCAGACCGAATGGCACCGACACGAACGCGATCGCAATGCCTGGGAAATCGAGAGGcaggagatgaagagcaGGATAGCTGGTCTCGAGGGCCAGGCCAGGAGAGCCGACGCGACCCAGAACACCTTGAAGAAATATGTTTCAATTTTGGAAAAGAAGGTCAAGCAGCAGTTGGCACAGTCAAAGGAGGGTGTCGACCCCTCACAGCCCAAACCTCTAGATCGGGCTGCTTTACTGAAGGAGAAGCTTGCTC GTGACCCCACGGTGCCCAGCACGCTCGCAGCCGACCTCGCCGATGAAGAGAACCAGCGCAACGAGCTGAGGACCTTCCTTGACCAGTGCCAGGCTGAATTTACCTACCTTATGGTTACACCTGCTAATCCCATGCCGCCGAGAGACTCGCCCCCCCTTCCTGTGATGGAAGACTTGCGGGAAACCGATGCGTTTGGTCAGCAAGTTATGGACCCGGTTTACCAACAGCAGGGACTttcacaacagcagcaacaggctcACGTTCGTGAGCTTCTGGCCCATCAAGCTAGAAACGCGGCGCCTCTAGCCCACCGTGGTCAGGGCGCACCTGGTCCAAGCAACTATCCCGTCAAGCAATTTGATTTACAGTCTGCCCCCATGATGCGTACATCAAATGCCGAGCAGTCATCGGCCATGTATGGGAATGCTGGCGAATGGACTGGCCAGATACCTATCCACGCAAAGCCTCCGGCGGAATCGGGCCAGGAGCCGGCCTTGCAGCCCAAGCACCCCAATCGAGCGGAGGACAGAGGAGAGCCTTCCGAGAAGCGCGGCGGGCTCGAGTCAGACAGTTGGGATTTTAATGATAGCAACTTTCCCGATCCCACTGCCCCcaacccgccaccaccacaacaacaacaacaacaacagcagcagcaacagcctcatCAGGCGTCTCCCAACCGACCGGATACCGATGTGTTTCCCGCCGCTGAAAACATCCCGAAATCCCCCAACCGCGGTGCTCTGTCTCATAGAAGAAAGAGTTCGAGCTCCATGGGCCGGAGGAGAAGTGCGGACCACGAGCTTTCGCTGAACTCTATGAGCcagaaaacagaaaacacCAACTTCAAGCTCAAGTTTGGACTGAGAGGCCACCTGGACACCGTTCGTACTGTGATCTTTTCTGGAGGCGGGAGTCCTGGCGAGCCCGAGATCTGCACCGCCGGAGACGACGGGACGATCAAGCGATTCCACATCCCGGATCGTCATCCGGGGCATCCCGGCGCTGGAGTCGGCGACCTCGACGTGACTGCCGATTTCACACACCGCGGTCACAGTAATGCTGTTCTCTCTCTGACATCGTGGTCACCATCGCCCAACTTCTCTACGGGCGGGCGTGCGCAAGGCGATGGATGGATCTTTTCGGGAGGTCAGGATGCCACCATCCGAGTGTGGGAAAGAGGACGTGTAGACCCCAAAGCCACTATGGATGCGCATGCGGATGCTGTCTGGGCCCTCTGCGTACTTCCCGCCAACCTTGGCTCCATCTTTGGCCAAAACACTACCCATGGCTCACCGGaccgcatcctcctcgtctcagGCTCAGCTGATGGTACGGTCAAGCTGTGGGCAGTCAGTGCACCACCTCAGCTCACCTCACCGCAGCCCAGCACGGGACGGAGGGGTCCTGGCGGTCGCACACGAGGCAACTCGATGAGTTCCGGCTCCAGCTTCCCGAACTCGCCCCAGCCGACAAccgcctccaactcccccttccactaCTCGCTGATACACTCCATCCCCCGTCCCGATGGCAAGGCCAGTCCAACCAAGATCACACCCCTGAGCCCCAACGGAGAGACATTTGTGGTGAGTTACTCGGATGCTGCCATCATCGTTTACGACACCCGGACCGGAGAACCCACTGGGACCATGGCCAGTCTAGAAACCTATGATGGAACCATCGCTACCAGTGTCAACGCGGTGGTGGCCACGGTCGTTGGGCTTGATCAGCCCCAAGGcctgggcgaggaggagagcggcggcggcggaccAACAGGAGGTGGGCGCGCTATGGCTGGATCGGGTGTGGAGGGTGTCATTATTTCAGGACACGAAGATTGCTATGTGAGATTCTTCGACGCCAATAGCG GTCAATGCACCTACAATATGGTTGCCCATCCCGCTTCCATCTCCGGTCTCTCCCTCAGCCCCGACGGTCGGGAGTTAGTGAGCGCCGGTCATGACGGCTCCCTGCGGTTCTGGTCCTTGGAAACACGTTCCTGCACACAAGAAATTACGAGCCATAGGGTGATGCGCGGTGAGGGCGTTTGCGCTGTCGTGTGGAGTCAGGACGGCCGCTGGGTTGTgagtggcggcggcgacggtgtGGTCAAGGTGTTTGCGCGGTAG
- the RAD14 gene encoding DNA repair protein rad14 (BUSCO:EOG092641G3; EggNog:ENOG503NYT9; COG:L) gives MDRPTTPPREAATTTTIPRRPQSPPTPEITRRIEENRLRAKAIREQRDAELRASDVQQTDGLTTTAASAGKKRPYGSISRAEVPATNRDARTSPAKEGEGLQPVSRKFTKYVDYNFSAMTDTKGGFLSIEDDPWNKSMSAGVPGKPEAEQKPANMTAAEWERLQLIKKLQRNKSGPFEPGLNVLADEKTRKRCRECKTVEIDFVWEEVFGCAVCNGCKQKFPEKYSLLTKTECKEDYLLTDPELRDPELLPHLSKPNPHKSHWHDMMLFLRYQVEEYAINQKWGSAEALDAEFEKREQDKKRRKEAKFKEKLLDLKRKTRTEAFRRNNAKGDSSGSGSGPGKAARFGDVIGDRGKHAHEWGRTVENAEGMTVKTCLTCGSQVEVMEF, from the exons ATGGATaggccaacaaccccaccaagagAGGCTgcgacaaccacaaccatccCCAGACGGCCACAatctccaccaacacctGAAATCACCCGTCGCATC GAAGAAAACCGCTTGCGCGCCAAAGCCATTCGTGAGCAGCGCGACGCCGAGCTCCGTGCCTCCGATGTACAACAGACAGATGGATTAACGACAACCGCCGCCTCGGCTGGGAAGAAACGGCCATACGGGTCGATATCGCGAGCCGAAGTGCCGGCCACAAACCGGGACGCGCGTACGAGTCCGgccaaggagggagagggcctGCAGCCAGTCTCGCGCAAATTTACGAAATATGTCGACTACAACTTTAGCGCCATGACAGATACAAAGGGCGGCTTCCTGAGCATCGAAGATGACCCTTGGAACAAGAGCATGTCTGCCGGCGTACCAGGCAAGCCCGAGGCGGAGCAGAAGCCGGCGAATATGACTGCTGCCGAGTGGGAAAGGCTGCAGCTGATCAAGAAACTGCAGAGAAACAAGTCGGGGCCTTTCGAGCCCGGGCTGAATGTGCTGGCAGATGAAAAGACGAGAAAACGATGCAGGGAATGCAAGACTGTCGAGATCGACTTTGTCTGGGAAGAAGTGTTTGGATGTGCTGTCTGCAACGGGTGCAAGCAAAAGTTTCCCGAAAAGTACAGCTTGTTAACCAAGACGGAGTGCAAAGAGGATTACTTGTTGACGGATC CCGAGCTGAGGGATCCCGAGCTGCTACCGCACCTGTCCAAGCCAAATCCCCACAAGTCACACTGGCATGACATGATGCTGTTTCTACGATACCAGGTCGAGGAGTATGCCATCAACCAGAAATGGGGCTCAGCAGAGGCACTCGACGCCGAATTCGAGAAGCGAGAGCAAGATaaaaaaaggaggaaggaggccaaGTTTAAAGAAAAGCTGTTGGACCTGAAGCGGAAGACCAGGACCGAGGCTTTCAGGAGGAACAATGCCAAAGGGGACAGCAGcggctcgggctcgggccCTGGAAAAGCAGCCAGGTTTGGAGATGTGATTGGGGATCGAGGGAAACATGCCCATGAGTGGGGGAGGACCGTGGAGAATGCGGAGGGGATGACGGTCAAGACATGTTTGACTTGCGGGTCACAGGTGGAGGTAATGGAGTTTTGA
- a CDS encoding hypothetical protein (EggNog:ENOG503PBKB; COG:F; COG:P), which translates to MSRHGQGPSYFLMQFLVLYMGKWVGPTYKGVSCKHSPLSSHDISSLTHMLAQKMDSPLRHELNLALGLARQAALISRTVLSGFLLTHQKSEVDSVTKSDFSPVTVADFAIQALLAGTLSKAFPDDGLVGEESADELRKDPRLLQKVAAVLKVAKGWEARDENHVCDVIDLCKGEGKGRTWVFDPIDGTKTFLKGQQYAINIALLAEGEGWRGREEVMSVIACPLLDWTLGAMGGAAVINDASVDKTGKGAVIYCVKGHGVFVEPLFNKTDDEKPRRVPQHAGQVTAIEELKSVTCWQSLDSGVDTMHERVAERLGMDFPGNDLLGWVNRWVCLALGLANTTMWVYKKRERKAKIWDHAGAMLLFKEVGGKITDVDGKDIDLTQGRLLGQNFGFLAAPQRVHGLVLEAVKEAMRERENLNTVSGST; encoded by the coding sequence ATGTCTCGACATGGTCAAGGCCCTTCTTATTTTTTGATGCAGTTCCTCGTGTTATATATGGGAAAGTGGGTCGGTCCCACATATAAGGGGGTGTCTTGCAAACATTCCCCTCTTTCGAGTCACGACATATCCTCACTCACACACATGCTCGCTCAAAAAATGGATTCGCCACTCCGCCACGAACTCAATCTCGCACTTGGGCTAGCTCGCCAAGCTGCCTTGATCAGCCGGACCGTCTTATCTGGGTTCCTTCTCACTCACCAGAAAAGCGAGGTTGATTCGGTAACAAAAAGCGACTTCAGCCCCGTTACTGTGGCCGACTTTGCCATTCAGGCCCTTCTGGCTGGCACCCTCAGTAAGGCATTCCCCGACGATGGGCTAGTGGGTGAGGAATCGGCAGACGAGCTGAGGAAAGACCCTCGATTGCTGCAAAAGGTTGCGGCCGTGTTAAAAGTCGCAAAAGGCTGGGAGGCAAGAGACGAGAATCATGTGTGTGATGTCATTGACCTCTGCAAAGGcgaggggaagggaaggacgTGGGTATTTGATCCCATTGATGGCACCAAGACATTCCTCAAGGGACAGCAATATGCCATCAATATTGCCTTGTTGGCagaaggggaaggttggCGGGGCAGGGAGGAAGTCATGAGTGTGATTGCTTGTCCGCTCTTGGACTGGACGCTGGGAGCCATGGGGGGGGCAGCGGTGATAAATGACGCGTCTGTGGACAAAACAGGGAAAGGGGCAGTGATTTACTGCGTCAAAGGCCATGGGGTTTTCGTCGAACCATTGTTCAACAAGACAGACGACGAAAAGCCGAGACGGGTCCCTCAACATGCAGGCCAAGTCACGGCAATCGAGGAACTGAAGAGTGTGACCTGCTGGCAGAGTCTAGACTCGGGAGTTGACACGATGCATGAAAGGGTAGCTGAAAGACTGGGCATGGACTTTCCGGGGAACGACCTTCTCGGATGGGTAAATCGATGGGTGTGCCTTGCGCTTGGCCTAGCAAACACCACGATGTGGGTATacaaaaagagagagagaaaggcAAAAATATGGGATCATGCGGGTGCCATGCTTCTTTTTaaggaggttggtggcaaAATTACGGATGTTGATGGGAAAGATATCGATTTGACCCAGGGGAGGCTGTTGGGCCAAAATTTCGGCTTCCTGGCGGCACCACAAAGGGTTCATGGATTGGTGTTGGAAGCAGTGAAAGAGGCCATGAGGGAAAGAGAAAATCTTAACACGGTGAGCGGATCTACCTGA
- the PIN4 gene encoding Peptidyl-prolyl cis-trans isomerase pin4 (EggNog:ENOG503NZ7N; COG:A), which translates to MSEQSGYYSGYAQQPTRSSPISSRTGFNTVSGLPSAMRPQQRHQIDSFTQGSASLFPAEDRFNPYESNSFRQQQQQHRAPPTPGFPTDSYIGNAQAWAYNGANTVNGAMGDSRLRPSASRRAALPTEWTMSGEQGLGSQALNTPSTQYSAMANFNSQSMGMISGDGYGSERHGFANGMYDPRHDAKSMSSDLIPTAIVIKNIPFNVRKEMLTSIMSDLGLPQPYAFNYHFDNGIFRGLAFANFQSPLDTQTVIEQLNGYEVQGRKLRVEYKKMLPEHERERIEREKREKRGQLEEQHQPLTLQHQSSMHSLNAAHSTRSRTSPLRDVDLNNPDTLQFYTELTLFRNDPNREILVFPSTITPHQRRTVHILAHNMGLEHRSVGEGPQRQLHVLKESAPPASLVHNLPGVSADAHRRGLSRAATIDFAETRNSGPGHYATMGRSSRHGPTLELPDSPDGGLNALRGVKSFADLRSYTPSPSLSSTGFPQTGSVAQYGEYSANLAGQNSSLTTPTTPGTNSNNDPSMLIPDLSGMTLSENFGSNRLRPRDAPGAIGSQRPVMNGSSTRSIPERQPLGPNGDWGEGMAGFAARGRTNGHMQRGSESSDTAVRSATTSAARFQ; encoded by the exons ATGAGCGAGCAATCGGGCTACTACAGCGGCTATGCGCAGCAGCCAACACggtcctcccccatctcgtCCAGGACGGGCTTCAACACCGTCTCCGGACTCCCAAGCGCCATGCGACCTCAGCAGCGCCACCAGATAGACTCCTTCACCCAGGGGTCTGCCTCTCTATTTCCTGCCGAGGACCGCTTCAACCCCTACGAAAGCAACTCTTTcagacaacagcaacaacaacacagagcaccaccaacaccaggcTTCCCGACCGACAGCTATATTGGCAATGCCCAGGCATGGGCGTACAACGGTGCCAACACGGTGAACGGAGCAATGGGCGACAGCAGGCTTCGGCCGAGTGCCTCTCGCAGAGCAGCTCTGCCCACG GAATGGACCATGAGCGGCGAGCAAGGTCTGGGGAGTCAGGCCCTCAACACCCCTTCAACACAGTATTCGGCCATGGCCAACTTTAACAGCCAGAGCATGGGGATGATTAGTGGTGATGGCTATGGCTCCGAGCGGCATGGCTTTGCGAATGGCATGTACGACCCTCGTCACGATGCCAAGTCCATGTCTAGCGACCTGATTCCGACCGCCATTGTCATCAAGAACATCCCGTTCAATGTTCGCAAGGAAATGCTCACATCCATCATGTCGGACCTGGGACTACCCCAGCCATATGCCTTCAACTACCACTTTGACAACGGCATTTTCCGGGGACTGGCCTTTGCCAACTTCCAGAGCCCTCTCGACACACAGACTGTCATTGAGCAGCTGAACGGATACGAGGTTCAGGGCCGCAAGCTGAGAGTCGAGTACAAGAAGATGCTGCCAGAGCACGAAAGGGAGAGGATCGAACGCGAGAAGCGGGAGAAGAGAGGCCAGTTAGAGGAGCAGCACCAGCCCCTAACACTGCAACACCAGTCCTCGATGCACTCTCTAAATGCCGCCCACAGCACCCGATCCCGCACTTCGCCGCTGC GGGATGTGGACCTCAACAATCCAGACACTCTGCAGTTCTACACGGAGCTTACCCTGTTCCGCAACGATCCCAACCGTGAAATCCTGGTTTTCCCCTCTACCATTACACCGCATCAGCGCCGAACCGTCCACATTCTCGCGCACAATATGGGGTTGGAGCATCGCTCGGTTGGCGAGGGGCCGCAGAGACAGCTGCACGTTCTCAAAGAGTCCGCGCCACCTGCGTCCCTCGTGCACAACCTGCCGGGTGTGTCGGCCGATGCCCACCGCCGTGGTTTGAGCCGTGCTGCTACCATCGACTTTGCTGAGACCCGGAACAGTGGACCAGGCCACTATGCCACCATGGGCCGCTCTAGCCGTCATGGCCCGACATTAGAGCTTCCGGACAGCCCAGATGGTGGGCTAAATGCGCTCCGCGGCGTCAAGTCGTTTGCCGACCTGCGTTCGTACACGCCCAGCCCTTCCCTGTCCTCGACAGGGTTTCCTCAAACTGGCAGTGTAGCTCAGTACGGAGAGTACAGCGCCAATCTTGCCGGTCAGAACAGCTCATTGACCACACCCACGACTCCGGGTACCAACTCCAACAATGATCCCTCCATGTTGATCCCGGACCTCAGTGGCATGACATTGAGCGAGAACTTTGGCAGCAACAGACTGCGCCCTCGGGACGCACCTGGCGCCATCGGCAGCCAGCGGCCCGTGATGAACGGGTCCAGCACCCGCAGCATTCCCGAACGTCAGCCACTGGGCCCAAATGGAGATTGGGGTGAAGGCATGGCCGGTTTTGCTGCCCGCGGCCGGACCAATGGCCACATGCAACGGGGAAGCG AGTCTTCAGATACCGCGGTGCGTTCGGCAACCACTTCCGCGGCCAGGTTCCAATAG
- the PHO88 gene encoding phosphate transporter (Pho88) (EggNog:ENOG503P02T; COG:P) gives MPSYGHWQWIRASGHGAETGFWIGDIKEIKSGRIARPRSPPSIHNRSLEPTNLHRASPYAVTSVTMGLSPQITNLIIILGMMQVAKKIPFEDESVLNLCRAGYIASNLIILSIYLYIQNTINKKKDLTTLKYVEPAPMGSSEEGKLVTTTVQAYDLAQLKNLMRSQMMGVLMMGVMHLYFKYTNPLLIQSIIPLKGALEANLTKIHVWGQPASGDLKRPFKQAAGFMSGLQNGSAQSDKKAVESAERAGRGGAKEE, from the exons ATGCCAAGTTATGGGCATTGGCAGTGGATCCGTGCGAGTGGCCACGGAGCTGAGACGGGTTTCTGGATTGGAGACATCAAAGAAATAAAATCTGGCCGGATCGCCCGTCCACGCTCACCTCCAAGCATCCATAACCGCTCGCTAGAACCGACAAACTTGCACCGCGCATCTCCATACGCAGTCACATCTGTCACTATGGGTCTCAGTCCACAAAT CACCAACctgatcatcatcctcggGATGATGCAGGTCGCCAAGAAGATTCCCTTCGAAGACGAGTCTGTTCTCAACCTCTGCCGCGCCGGCTACATTGCCAGCAACCTGATCATTCTGAGCATCTACCTCTACATCCAGAACACCATCAATAAGAAGAAGG ATCTTACCACGCTCAAGTATGTCGAACCCGCGCCAATGGGCTCCAGCGAGGAGGGCAAGCTCGTCACCACTACGGTCCAGGCCTACGACCTCGCCCAGCTCAAGAACTTGATGCGCTCCCAGATGATGGGTGtcctgatgatgggggtgatgcACCTGTACTTCAAATACACCaatcccctcctcatccagaGCATCATCCCTCTCAAGGGCGCCCTCGaggccaacctcaccaagaTCCACGTCTGGGGCCAGCCCGCATCTGGTGATCTCAAGCGCCCATTCAAGCAGGCTGCCGGCTTCATGAGTGGTCTCCAGAACGGCTCTGCCCAGAGCGACAAGAAGGCTGTCGAGTCGGCCGAACGTGCCGGCCGTGGTGGCGCCAAGGAGGAGTAG
- a CDS encoding hypothetical protein (COG:S; EggNog:ENOG503NYE3), translating into MHSWSTLTAAFALLANGVAAQNMLRFACSQLVVDRVDPLVNPGVRYTPHLHQIVGGNSFNLTMEPVEYDLVKRSTCTSCSFPQDLSNYWTAVMFFKHKNGSYHRVPQVGNGGPQGQLINKGGLDIYYIPSGKTTAFRPGFRMLAGNAANTEDSKVSKANICHRCWTSTNEGNFIGGAPCTGSDTVGIPQEPRCKMIRQTIIFPHCWDGKNLDTPDHKSHVAYGQGSGATGGGACPSSHPVKLPQLMYELMWNVTNFSDKNMWPTSGPAFVYSMNLGGSAAHGDYVFGWEGDTLQRAMDKGCNLNRACPAAGLTYQPPEVYNACNIKQQAPEPVDGWLKAMPMGDVAIKA; encoded by the exons ATGCATTCGTGGTCTACCCTCACCGCGGCCTTTGCGCTGCTGGCCAACGGAGTTGCCGCTCAGAACATGTTGCGGTTCGCCTGCTCCCAGCTCGTTGTCGACCGTGTCGATCCTCTCGTCAACCCCGGCGTCCGCTACActccccatcttcaccaGATCGTTGGTGGTAACTCCTTCAACCTGACCATGGAGCCAGTCGAGTATGACTTGGTCAAGAGATCGACCTGCACATCCTGCTCGTTCCCCCAGGATCTGTCCAACTACTGGACGGCCGTCATGTTTTTCAAGCACAAGAACGGATCGTATCACCGCGTTCCCCAAGTCGGCAACGGCGGTCCCCAGGGTCAGCTCATCAACAAGGGTGGTCTCGACATCTACTATATTCCCAGCGGCAAGACCACCGCCTTCAGACCT GGCTTCCGCATGCTTGCCGGTAACGCGGCCAACACCGAGGACAGCAAGGTttccaaggccaacatctGCCATCGCTGCTGGACATCGACCAACGAGGGCAACTTCATCGGCGGTGCTCCCTGCACTGGCTCTGATACCGTCGGCATCCCTCAGGAGCCGCGCTGCAAGATGATCCGCCagaccatcatcttcccccaCTGCTGGGACGGCAAGAACCTTGACACCCCCGACCACAAGTCCCACGTCGCCTACGGCCAGGGCTCTGGTGCCACTGGCGGCGGCGCCTGTCCATCCAGCCACCCCGTCAAGCTTCCTCAGCTCATGTACGAGCTGATGTGGAACGTGACCAACTTCAGTGATAAGAACATGTGGCCCACCTCGGGCCCTGCCTTTGTCTACAGCATGAACCTCGGCGGATCTGCCGCTCACGGTGACTACGTCTTCGGCTGGGAAGGTGACACTCTTCAGCGTGCCATGGACAAGGGCTGCAACCTCAACCGTGCTTGCCCTGCTGCTGGTCTTACTTACCAGCCTCCCGAGGTTTACAACGCTTGCAACATCAAGCAGCAGGCTCCCGAGCCCGTCGACGGCT GGCTCAAGGCCATGCCGATGGGCGATGTCGCCATCAAGGCTTAA